One genomic window of Candidatus Kuenenia stuttgartiensis includes the following:
- a CDS encoding ISAzo13 family transposase, translated as MVNVGCDHDTSDFAVQSIHRWWTYMGRKIYPDAKKLLICADSGGSNGYRVRLWKIKLQEFANKSGMEITVCHFPKGTIKWNKMEHRLFSHISMNWKGHPLTSHDVMVNLIGATKTKTGLKVGVKIDKRKYPTGIKVSDQEMEKINIGKHNFHGDWNYTISKN; from the coding sequence GTGGTCAATGTCGGATGCGATCATGATACCTCAGATTTTGCAGTACAAAGCATTCATAGGTGGTGGACTTATATGGGAAGAAAGATTTATCCTGATGCAAAAAAGCTGTTGATATGTGCAGATAGTGGTGGCAGTAACGGCTATAGAGTTCGCCTATGGAAAATCAAACTACAAGAATTTGCAAATAAATCAGGCATGGAAATTACAGTATGCCATTTTCCTAAAGGAACAATTAAATGGAACAAAATGGAACATAGACTTTTTTCTCATATTAGCATGAATTGGAAAGGTCATCCGCTGACCAGCCATGATGTTATGGTTAATTTAATTGGCGCAACAAAAACAAAAACCGGATTGAAGGTTGGAGTTAAAATTGACAAAAGGAAATATCCAACAGGGATAAAGGTTTCCGATCAGGAAATGGAAAAGATTAATATTGGAAAGCATAATTTCCATGGAGATTGGAATTATACAATTTCAAAAAATTGA
- a CDS encoding YggT family protein, which yields MGLFLGKIIGLYEIVLIIRIVLSWVPHNPYNQAIQFLYKITDPVLNPVRRYIPTFRGIDFSPIVVFIGLGIVKRIIMEMF from the coding sequence ATGGGACTTTTTTTGGGAAAAATCATAGGTCTCTATGAAATTGTTTTGATTATTAGAATCGTACTTTCCTGGGTACCGCATAATCCCTATAACCAGGCAATACAGTTTTTGTATAAAATCACTGACCCCGTATTGAATCCGGTGCGCAGATACATTCCGACGTTCAGAGGCATTGACTTCTCCCCTATCGTGGTATTCATCGGATTAGGGATTGTTAAAAGAATTATTATGGAGATGTTTTGA
- a CDS encoding haloacid dehalogenase-like hydrolase → MITAPKNKIIIFDVDGVLFRGHFLLHLSRRLGLLLSIRTFLLCILFNIGKLPFHTFIKRVYRSFRNIPLEQARKVYEEIPLIQNAKETIEILRGHGYLVFLISSGVPDVFVKDLAARVSANNGYGITVGIDNGALTGEIYGQLIMPEGKVNIIESELQHYDLSWHDVIVLVDDRNNSDILQKSNIGIGVNAQYSIRRQADYLIDNNNLSELLDILDIADANTYKALFSGMRKQFEHSWYQEIRRKLLHIIIALVPVFSQYIFITTLSVLFSIVVFYLISEFLRVNGLSFPLLGLVTKSSIRKREERGIAFGPITLILGAAFSILIFPKEIASAVIWIVAFSDAAATLVGKSIGKIRIPYNRQKSVEGSLAALAVAIICGCIFLPIAPALIAAFVACFIESLPLRAADNLLMPVGAGLILLCF, encoded by the coding sequence ATGATAACCGCTCCAAAAAATAAAATTATTATTTTTGATGTTGACGGAGTCCTTTTCAGAGGACATTTTCTTCTTCATTTATCAAGACGTCTTGGTCTTTTACTTTCTATCCGCACGTTCTTGTTATGCATATTGTTCAACATCGGCAAATTACCCTTCCATACCTTTATAAAAAGGGTATACCGTTCCTTTCGCAATATTCCGCTTGAACAGGCAAGGAAAGTATACGAAGAGATACCTCTTATCCAGAATGCGAAAGAAACAATTGAAATATTGCGGGGGCATGGTTATTTGGTGTTTTTAATAAGCAGCGGTGTTCCTGATGTATTTGTTAAAGACCTTGCAGCAAGGGTATCTGCAAACAATGGATATGGTATTACCGTTGGCATTGACAACGGCGCATTAACAGGGGAAATATACGGACAGCTTATTATGCCCGAGGGAAAGGTAAACATCATTGAAAGTGAATTGCAACACTATGATCTTTCATGGCATGATGTAATTGTACTGGTAGATGACCGCAATAATTCAGACATTTTGCAAAAATCGAATATAGGCATAGGAGTAAACGCTCAGTATTCAATCCGCAGGCAGGCAGATTATTTAATTGATAACAACAACCTGTCTGAACTGTTGGATATTCTGGATATAGCAGATGCAAACACATACAAGGCCCTCTTTTCAGGGATGCGTAAACAATTTGAGCATTCATGGTACCAGGAAATACGCAGAAAACTTTTACACATCATAATTGCACTTGTACCTGTTTTTTCCCAATATATCTTTATAACCACCCTATCGGTGCTTTTTTCCATAGTAGTTTTCTATTTGATTTCAGAGTTTTTGAGGGTCAACGGGCTTTCTTTTCCCCTGTTAGGCCTTGTTACGAAATCAAGTATACGTAAACGGGAGGAACGCGGCATTGCTTTTGGACCTATCACCTTAATATTGGGCGCAGCTTTTTCCATATTGATTTTCCCAAAAGAAATAGCAAGCGCTGTTATATGGATCGTCGCCTTTTCCGATGCTGCCGCAACTCTGGTGGGGAAAAGTATCGGGAAAATCAGGATACCTTATAACAGGCAAAAAAGTGTAGAAGGGTCTTTGGCGGCGCTGGCTGTTGCCATAATTTGCGGATGCATCTTCCTTCCTATTGCGCCAGCCTTAATTGCCGCCTTTGTTGCATGCTTTATTGAATCATTACCGCTAAGGGCAGCAGATAATTTACTGATGCCTGTTGGCGCCGGATTGATATTATTGTGTTTTTGA
- a CDS encoding peptidase U32 family protein codes for MEKLKTAIEYGADSVYIGAEGFNLRMGAENLTMQEIRNAVDYVHEKEKKIYVALNIYARNYHIRRIVSCVKALAEIPVDAVIVSDPGILLTIKEIAPHIKIHLSTQANTTNFKSLEFWRQQGIKRAVLARELTLGEIEEIIANTAVETEVFVHGAMCMAYSGRCLLSSYMSNRHANLGDCSHSCRWKYVLKEENRPGETFPIIQDETGTYILSSKDLCMLEYIPELVSAGITAWKIEGRMKSQYYVASVTRIYREALDRYFSDPENYVIDEQWLSELEKTSHREFGTGFFLGYRENNPQVSHQDHAYIKEYEFLGIINNVSNDNIAEILVKNTIKENIPIEIMGKKLKDDFEEPYLKMRNELNEPIKIANAGQKIFAKLSQPVHKYFILRKCG; via the coding sequence ATGGAGAAACTTAAAACAGCCATTGAATATGGCGCTGACTCTGTATACATTGGCGCAGAAGGTTTTAATCTTCGGATGGGCGCGGAAAATCTTACTATGCAGGAAATTCGAAATGCCGTTGATTATGTTCATGAAAAAGAGAAAAAAATATACGTTGCGCTCAATATTTATGCACGGAATTATCATATTCGCCGCATTGTCTCTTGCGTGAAAGCACTTGCGGAGATACCGGTAGATGCGGTAATCGTGTCTGATCCGGGAATTTTATTAACGATAAAAGAAATAGCTCCTCACATAAAAATCCATCTTAGCACACAGGCAAACACCACAAACTTTAAATCACTCGAATTTTGGCGTCAACAAGGTATAAAAAGAGCCGTCCTTGCCCGTGAATTAACACTTGGAGAAATTGAAGAAATTATTGCCAATACCGCAGTAGAGACCGAAGTATTTGTACATGGTGCTATGTGTATGGCGTATTCAGGGCGTTGTTTATTAAGCAGCTATATGTCAAACCGGCATGCAAATTTAGGCGATTGTTCGCATTCCTGCCGTTGGAAATATGTGCTGAAGGAAGAAAACCGGCCTGGGGAAACATTTCCTATTATTCAGGATGAAACAGGCACTTACATTTTAAGTTCAAAGGATTTATGCATGCTTGAATATATTCCAGAATTAGTGTCCGCAGGTATTACTGCATGGAAGATTGAAGGACGCATGAAGAGCCAATACTATGTAGCCTCCGTAACAAGAATCTATCGCGAGGCATTGGACCGTTATTTTTCTGACCCTGAAAATTACGTAATTGATGAGCAATGGTTATCTGAACTGGAAAAGACGAGTCATCGTGAATTTGGCACCGGATTCTTTCTGGGATATCGTGAAAATAATCCGCAAGTCAGCCACCAGGACCATGCCTATATTAAAGAATATGAATTCCTGGGGATTATTAATAATGTATCTAATGATAACATCGCAGAAATATTAGTAAAAAATACCATTAAGGAAAATATCCCTATCGAAATAATGGGCAAGAAATTAAAGGACGATTTTGAAGAGCCGTACCTGAAGATGAGGAATGAATTGAATGAACCAATAAAAATAGCGAATGCCGGACAGAAAATATTCGCAAAATTATCGCAGCCCGTTCATAAATATTTTATACTAAGAAAATGTGGTTAA
- a CDS encoding tetratricopeptide repeat protein: MNQKIALLLVLLIVFTGCSSSSKEYLNNLSPFKSEGKTLEPKKGAKVTEADKYEQIFVCSGDINVAYQNMGQVSLGEYGFSGHDVLAKKIKEKAFLVGVQAVINVQYDTGYAKTYRSYGELGGTDYGVNKTSWVKGTGIVLIEKHDPIGLIVCSLTRENKEWFRFKPSQSGVLVVSVLEGSVAAKAGIKTEDLIMDWNGEKITTKKQFAMLTETSANKEAKLTILRSDGIIVVTLRIPEHDSTINTSQVSEPLRKEIASTPVTAPHKPPIRKSELKSAEVHNEIGDLLLRKGMYQEAMEEYKKAVEADPYKALSHFNLSIAYEKLGLKREADEEFALYKKLKVQKN, translated from the coding sequence ATGAACCAAAAAATAGCCCTACTCCTTGTTTTATTAATAGTCTTTACTGGATGCAGCAGCAGTTCGAAAGAATATTTAAATAATCTATCGCCCTTTAAAAGCGAGGGGAAAACGCTCGAACCAAAGAAAGGCGCAAAGGTTACTGAGGCAGACAAATATGAACAAATATTTGTCTGTTCCGGAGACATTAACGTTGCCTATCAAAATATGGGGCAGGTGAGCCTTGGTGAGTATGGGTTTTCAGGGCATGATGTCCTGGCAAAAAAAATAAAAGAGAAGGCATTTCTGGTTGGAGTACAGGCGGTAATAAATGTGCAATATGATACAGGATACGCAAAAACCTACCGGTCTTACGGAGAACTTGGCGGCACTGATTATGGTGTAAATAAGACATCGTGGGTGAAGGGGACAGGCATTGTTCTTATAGAAAAACATGATCCCATTGGTTTAATTGTATGCAGCCTGACCAGGGAAAACAAAGAATGGTTTCGGTTTAAACCTAGTCAAAGCGGCGTTCTGGTTGTCAGCGTTCTTGAAGGAAGTGTTGCTGCAAAAGCGGGGATTAAAACGGAGGATCTCATTATGGACTGGAACGGAGAAAAAATTACGACGAAAAAACAATTTGCCATGTTAACGGAAACTTCCGCCAACAAAGAAGCAAAACTTACTATACTGCGTTCAGATGGCATTATTGTTGTTACTTTGCGTATTCCTGAACACGATTCTACCATTAATACTTCGCAGGTATCTGAACCATTGCGTAAGGAGATCGCTTCAACCCCGGTAACTGCCCCGCACAAACCGCCTATAAGAAAATCTGAATTAAAGTCCGCAGAGGTACACAATGAGATTGGCGACCTTTTACTGCGAAAGGGAATGTATCAGGAAGCAATGGAAGAATACAAAAAAGCTGTTGAAGCCGACCCATATAAAGCGCTCTCTCATTTTAATCTGAGCATCGCATATGAAAAGCTGGGTTTAAAAAGGGAAGCGGATGAGGAGTTTGCCCTTTATAAAAAATTAAAGGTGCAAAAAAATTGA
- a CDS encoding Druantia anti-phage system protein DruA, which translates to MNQHTTPIDNTHNELLCSITVRPVSQNDQANWDILMRQHHYLGFHSLVGESIRYVAESQGQWLALIGWAAAALKCTVRDKWIGWPPFLKSQRLKLIANNSRFLILPQIHVPNLASRILSLNLKRLSQDWTKVYGHPIWLVETFVDPRFFKGVCYKAAGWIFLGHSTGFARSSQGYLLHNKPKMVFVRSLNAQVQKQLNNLNLTIQLRKETKPMKLSLTPIFTHT; encoded by the coding sequence ATGAACCAGCATACAACACCAATCGATAACACACACAATGAACTACTTTGTTCAATTACCGTTCGTCCTGTTTCACAAAACGACCAGGCAAATTGGGACATACTGATGCGCCAGCATCATTACCTTGGATTTCATTCTCTCGTAGGAGAATCAATTCGCTACGTAGCGGAATCACAGGGACAATGGCTTGCCTTGATCGGCTGGGCTGCCGCAGCATTAAAATGTACCGTTCGCGATAAGTGGATTGGATGGCCGCCATTTTTAAAATCGCAACGACTGAAACTCATAGCAAACAACTCACGTTTCCTGATCCTTCCTCAGATACACGTACCAAACCTTGCCTCCCGTATTCTTTCTCTTAACCTTAAGCGCTTATCACAAGACTGGACTAAGGTCTATGGGCATCCAATCTGGCTTGTGGAGACCTTTGTCGATCCTCGTTTTTTTAAAGGCGTCTGCTATAAGGCCGCAGGATGGATTTTTTTAGGACATTCAACCGGTTTTGCCAGATCATCACAAGGCTATCTTCTGCACAATAAGCCAAAGATGGTCTTTGTTCGCTCATTGAATGCACAAGTCCAAAAACAACTTAACAACCTTAATCTTACCATACAATTAAGAAAGGAGACAAAGCCTATGAAATTATCTTTAACACCGATTTTCACACACACATAA
- a CDS encoding transposase: MHNHHNNTLIHGKLNLVSYFNNPVSQRQKQYEAVRAIVIDKQAVETVATKFGYKPGTVYSLMRDVNAGKIELFPIVRKGPKKKRTTCDVQDKIIKYRKQGLSTTDIHSRLAEEEINISAITVERILKTAGFGKLKRRTNNELGKTLKNKIIPERSEHLDFEILEYLNVDCPTAGVFFFIPYIIESGILDLLQECKLPESSDIGSTQACLSMLLLKLIGERRLTHICAYDQEPGFGVFAGLNVLPKPTYMNTYSCRCSETQLMNLQSKVVSLFRKKYPDFYSSDYINLDFHSIPHYGDESEMEKIWCGSKGKTMKGANTIIASDSKSNAVLYTRADILRREESQEVKKFVSYWKNIKGNVSETLVFDCKFTAYNILDDLENDKVKFITLRKRYAGLVKETLVLPKEVWKKVYIPVPKRKYKNVSVYESEVRLKDCKNIFRQIVVKDHGRENPTFILTNSKELSLQRVLEVYAKRWRIENKIAELVMFFNLNSLSSPIMIRIHFDILWTMIADTLYHRFACDLRRFENNLAPAIFRKFIDMPGRVVYDGGKFFVKIRKRAHTPVLMEVKKLQTPFAVPWLGGKSIEIVWTA, encoded by the coding sequence ATGCATAATCATCATAATAACACCCTAATACATGGCAAACTTAATCTAGTTTCATATTTCAATAATCCTGTTTCACAAAGACAAAAACAATATGAAGCAGTAAGGGCCATTGTAATTGACAAACAGGCAGTTGAGACTGTAGCAACAAAATTTGGTTACAAGCCAGGCACGGTTTATTCTTTAATGAGAGACGTTAATGCAGGGAAAATAGAACTTTTCCCTATCGTGCGAAAGGGCCCTAAAAAGAAAAGGACTACTTGTGATGTTCAGGATAAAATTATCAAATACAGGAAACAGGGACTATCGACAACCGACATCCATAGCCGCCTTGCGGAAGAGGAGATCAATATATCTGCAATCACAGTAGAACGTATTCTGAAAACCGCAGGGTTCGGCAAACTAAAACGCAGAACGAATAATGAACTTGGAAAAACTCTTAAAAACAAAATCATACCGGAACGTTCGGAACACCTGGATTTTGAGATACTCGAATATCTTAATGTGGATTGCCCCACGGCCGGGGTTTTCTTTTTTATCCCTTATATCATAGAATCCGGTATCCTTGATTTGTTGCAGGAATGTAAGTTGCCTGAATCAAGCGATATTGGATCGACGCAAGCCTGTCTTTCCATGTTACTGCTGAAATTAATAGGCGAGAGGAGGCTGACCCATATTTGTGCTTATGACCAGGAACCTGGCTTTGGAGTTTTTGCCGGATTAAACGTTCTTCCGAAGCCTACATACATGAACACCTATTCATGCCGTTGCTCTGAAACTCAGTTGATGAATTTGCAAAGCAAAGTTGTTTCGCTTTTCAGGAAAAAGTATCCGGACTTTTATAGTAGCGACTATATAAATCTTGATTTTCACTCGATCCCGCATTATGGGGATGAATCCGAAATGGAAAAGATCTGGTGTGGGTCTAAGGGTAAGACCATGAAAGGCGCTAATACCATCATTGCGTCTGATAGTAAAAGCAATGCAGTTTTATATACAAGAGCTGATATACTACGGCGCGAAGAGTCGCAAGAGGTTAAAAAGTTTGTAAGTTACTGGAAAAATATAAAAGGCAATGTTAGCGAAACACTTGTTTTTGATTGCAAGTTTACGGCTTACAATATCCTTGACGATCTTGAAAATGACAAGGTAAAGTTCATAACGCTTCGTAAACGTTATGCCGGCCTTGTGAAGGAAACATTGGTACTTCCAAAGGAGGTATGGAAAAAAGTTTATATTCCGGTTCCAAAGCGAAAGTATAAAAACGTCTCAGTTTATGAAAGCGAAGTCAGGCTTAAAGATTGTAAAAACATTTTCAGGCAAATAGTGGTGAAAGATCACGGACGGGAGAACCCTACATTTATTTTAACCAATAGCAAAGAGCTGTCCTTACAAAGGGTATTGGAAGTTTACGCTAAACGATGGCGGATAGAAAACAAAATAGCCGAACTGGTAATGTTTTTCAATCTGAACTCTCTGTCTTCACCTATTATGATCCGTATTCATTTTGACATTCTATGGACAATGATTGCTGATACCCTGTATCATCGATTCGCATGCGACCTGAGACGTTTTGAAAATAATCTTGCCCCTGCAATATTCAGGAAGTTTATTGATATGCCGGGGAGGGTCGTTTATGACGGTGGTAAGTTTTTTGTGAAAATAAGAAAAAGAGCACATACTCCGGTTTTGATGGAAGTAAAAAAATTACAAACTCCATTCGCTGTTCCATGGCTTGGAGGAAAATCTATTGAAATTGTCTGGACGGCATGA
- a CDS encoding type II toxin-antitoxin system HicB family antitoxin has product MASKFRKSDLFDYISEGNTKEEALKNIREAIELYLEPVDDDMRYNPDAQVLEIAL; this is encoded by the coding sequence TTGGCGAGCAAATTTCGAAAATCTGATTTGTTTGACTATATAAGCGAGGGCAATACGAAGGAAGAGGCGTTAAAAAATATCAGAGAAGCCATTGAATTATATCTTGAACCTGTTGACGATGATATGAGGTATAATCCTGATGCACAGGTATTAGAAATTGCCCTATGA
- a CDS encoding IS630 family transposase, producing the protein MYTPEGMVHTLDRLGFTYKKTTIVPGKANPEKQKEFIEKYKQLKEEKAPGDKILFMDGVHPQHNSTSAYCWIEKGKKKEIPSNTGRKRINLNGAIDIETFEVTIREDESINAQSTIKLFHEIESRYAQAGTIYIISDNAKYYRSKLVKEYLANSRIKIKFLPSYSPNLNLIERLWKFFRKKILYNKYYDTYEKFKNKCLSFFKNINEYTDELSTLLTENFQIIGEQISKI; encoded by the coding sequence ATCTATACACCCGAAGGAATGGTACATACCCTCGATAGATTAGGCTTTACTTACAAGAAAACTACAATAGTTCCAGGCAAAGCAAACCCTGAAAAACAAAAAGAATTTATCGAAAAATACAAACAACTCAAAGAAGAGAAAGCCCCCGGAGATAAGATACTTTTTATGGATGGAGTTCATCCACAGCACAATTCTACGTCTGCATATTGCTGGATAGAGAAAGGCAAAAAGAAGGAAATACCCTCTAATACCGGCAGGAAAAGAATAAATTTAAACGGGGCTATTGACATAGAAACCTTTGAAGTAACAATCCGGGAAGATGAAAGCATCAATGCTCAATCAACAATAAAGCTTTTCCATGAAATAGAGTCAAGGTATGCTCAAGCCGGTACTATTTACATAATCTCTGATAATGCTAAATATTACAGGTCTAAGTTGGTCAAAGAATACCTTGCAAATTCGAGAATAAAGATCAAATTTCTCCCTTCCTATTCACCCAATTTAAATCTCATTGAAAGATTATGGAAATTCTTTCGCAAAAAAATATTGTATAACAAGTATTATGATACTTATGAGAAGTTTAAAAACAAATGTTTAAGTTTTTTCAAAAATATTAACGAGTATACAGATGAATTGTCTACTCTTTTAACTGAAAATTTTCAAATTATTGGCGAGCAAATTTCGAAAATCTGA
- a CDS encoding ISL3 family transposase, whose protein sequence is MQIKTLLNTVENFKSFVYKAVSFEVINGRKALVADIKPRVNAKPECSVCGKRASGYDTQPSRLYEYPPLWGFQVFFRYSPRRAACPVDGIHVERIPWSEGKEQMTTTYKVFLSRWAKRLSWKETAEIFKSSWDSVYRAVQFVVAYGLAHRDLENITEIGIDEIQVWSGHKYLTLVYQLDSHAKRLLWSGPERKAKTLLKFFMELGRERCLRIKFVCSDMWSPYLKVIAKKASQALNILDRFHIMKKFNEAIDQIRREEVKKLKDEGTDNVLEKSRWLLLKRPENLTEKQTVRLSQIVKINLSSIKAYLMREDFQRFWEYKYPAYADRFLENWITRTLKTNLEPMKKVAKMLRNHKQLILNWFKADGRLSSGTVEGFNLKAKLTMRKAYGYKSLECLQTALYHTLGNLPEPILTHRFCG, encoded by the coding sequence ATGCAGATAAAGACATTATTAAATACGGTAGAGAATTTCAAGTCATTTGTTTACAAAGCAGTCAGTTTCGAGGTCATAAATGGTAGAAAGGCATTAGTAGCAGATATAAAGCCGAGGGTAAATGCCAAGCCTGAATGTTCAGTATGTGGGAAGAGAGCGTCTGGGTATGATACACAGCCGTCCCGGTTATACGAGTATCCGCCATTATGGGGGTTTCAAGTATTTTTCCGATATTCCCCGCGACGCGCCGCCTGTCCAGTGGACGGAATCCATGTAGAGCGAATTCCCTGGTCAGAAGGTAAGGAGCAGATGACCACCACATACAAGGTATTCCTGTCTCGATGGGCTAAACGCCTGAGTTGGAAAGAGACAGCCGAGATATTCAAGTCCAGTTGGGACAGTGTGTATAGGGCAGTGCAGTTTGTAGTTGCCTACGGCCTTGCCCACAGGGACTTGGAGAATATAACGGAAATAGGAATAGACGAGATACAAGTCTGGAGTGGCCACAAGTATTTAACCCTTGTATATCAGCTTGATTCGCATGCCAAAAGGCTTTTATGGAGTGGCCCTGAGCGGAAGGCAAAGACCCTGCTGAAGTTTTTCATGGAGTTAGGTAGAGAACGTTGTCTGAGAATCAAATTCGTTTGCAGCGATATGTGGTCGCCGTACCTGAAGGTGATAGCGAAGAAGGCTTCCCAGGCGCTTAATATTCTTGACCGTTTCCACATCATGAAGAAATTCAATGAAGCCATAGACCAGATACGGAGGGAAGAGGTCAAAAAGCTCAAGGATGAAGGCACAGACAATGTTTTGGAAAAGAGCCGTTGGTTACTGTTGAAAAGGCCTGAGAACTTGACAGAAAAGCAAACGGTACGGTTAAGCCAGATAGTTAAGATCAACCTGAGTTCAATAAAGGCATATTTAATGCGTGAAGATTTTCAGCGTTTTTGGGAGTATAAGTATCCGGCGTATGCAGACAGGTTTCTCGAGAACTGGATTACGAGAACCCTAAAAACCAACCTGGAACCTATGAAAAAAGTGGCAAAGATGTTGCGCAATCACAAGCAGCTCATTCTCAACTGGTTCAAGGCTGATGGCAGACTTTCTTCCGGTACGGTTGAGGGGTTTAACCTTAAGGCGAAACTGACTATGAGAAAGGCTTATGGTTATAAATCTCTGGAATGCCTGCAAACAGCCTTGTATCATACTCTTGGTAATTTGCCGGAACCAATACTTACCCACAGATTCTGCGGATGA
- a CDS encoding helix-turn-helix domain-containing protein, with translation MNPFLSEKTRIEFKKAHKKEPHRRHADRIKAILLLDSGWSYEKVAEALLLDDQTIRNYEKLYKDKGFDGLLSDNYVGCVPKLTCEQEEQLKDHIRQNNYSAAKEIAEYVKQTFNKI, from the coding sequence ATGAATCCATTTCTCAGTGAAAAAACCCGAATAGAATTTAAAAAAGCACATAAGAAAGAGCCTCATAGACGTCATGCCGACCGAATCAAAGCTATACTTCTTCTTGATTCAGGATGGAGTTATGAAAAAGTAGCAGAGGCGCTCTTGTTAGACGATCAAACAATCAGGAATTACGAAAAACTATACAAAGATAAAGGTTTTGACGGGCTTTTATCTGACAATTATGTTGGCTGTGTGCCAAAACTCACATGCGAACAAGAAGAACAATTAAAAGATCATATCAGGCAAAACAACTATAGTGCGGCAAAAGAAATTGCTGAATATGTAAAACAGACATTCAATAAAATCTAG